Proteins encoded in a region of the Atopobium sp. oral taxon 416 genome:
- the gap gene encoding type I glyceraldehyde-3-phosphate dehydrogenase — protein sequence MAVKVAINGFGRIGRLAFRQMFAHEGSEVVAINDLTSPDMLAYLLKYDTVHGNYARDHEVSAGEDSITVDGKTIKIYKEPDASKLPWGKLGVDVVLECTGFYTSKAKAMAHINAGAKKVVISAPAGKDLKTIVYNVNHETLTAEDDIISAASCTTNCLAPMAKALNDAYPIKSGIMQTIHAFTGDQMALDGPQRKGNFRRSRTSSANIVPTSSGAAKAIGLVLPELDGKLIGAAQRVPVPDGSTTLLYAVVTSKDPVSVDSINAAMKAASDPETFGYNDEQIVSSDIIGMTYGSLFDATQTAVLPVSGDEYLVQVVSWYDNENSYTSQMVRTIKYFEKFVA from the coding sequence ATGGCAGTTAAGGTTGCTATTAACGGCTTTGGGCGTATTGGTCGTTTGGCATTCCGCCAGATGTTCGCGCACGAGGGCTCTGAGGTCGTTGCGATCAACGATCTTACCAGCCCTGATATGCTCGCATATCTTCTGAAGTACGACACGGTTCACGGAAACTATGCTCGTGATCACGAGGTTAGCGCAGGCGAGGATTCCATCACCGTCGACGGCAAGACCATCAAGATCTACAAGGAGCCGGATGCAAGCAAGCTTCCTTGGGGCAAGCTGGGCGTAGACGTAGTACTCGAGTGCACGGGCTTCTATACCTCCAAGGCAAAGGCTATGGCGCACATCAACGCTGGCGCCAAGAAGGTCGTTATCTCTGCTCCTGCAGGCAAGGACCTCAAGACCATCGTCTACAACGTCAACCATGAGACGCTGACCGCAGAAGACGACATCATCTCTGCTGCTTCCTGCACCACCAACTGCCTGGCACCGATGGCCAAGGCACTGAATGATGCTTATCCTATTAAGTCCGGCATCATGCAGACCATTCACGCCTTCACCGGCGACCAGATGGCACTTGATGGTCCGCAGCGCAAGGGCAACTTCCGTCGTAGCCGCACCTCTTCAGCAAACATCGTCCCGACCTCCTCTGGCGCAGCAAAGGCTATTGGACTGGTTCTGCCTGAGCTCGACGGCAAGCTGATCGGCGCAGCACAGCGTGTTCCTGTACCTGATGGCTCCACGACCCTGCTCTATGCGGTCGTTACCTCCAAGGATCCTGTCAGTGTTGATTCCATCAACGCTGCAATGAAGGCTGCTTCTGATCCTGAGACCTTCGGCTACAACGACGAGCAGATCGTCTCTAGCGACATCATCGGCATGACCTATGGCTCACTCTTCGACGCAACCCAGACCGCAGTTCTGCCGGTCAGCGGCGACGAGTATCTGGTCCAGGTAGTCTCTTGGTACGACAACGAGAACTCCTACACCTCCCAGATGGTCCGTACGATTAAGTACTTCGAGAAGTTCGTCGCTTAA